A window of Asterias rubens chromosome 22, eAstRub1.3, whole genome shotgun sequence contains these coding sequences:
- the LOC117305158 gene encoding zinc finger protein 208-like isoform X1, with the protein MGDLEAEINLKFLIFRRKTIGISTLENRRIVCDICEETFSQQHEMADHKPVHTGEKPFVCDICGTDFSQKTSLIRHLRVHTGEKPFACEICGKAFSHKNILMNHHRVHTGEKPFACDICGTDFSRKTSLICHLRVHTGEKPFACDICGKAFSQRNSLTDHHRVHTGEKPFACDICGTDFSQKTSLIRHLRVHTGEKPFACEICGKAFSHKNILMNHHRVHNGEKPFACDICGTVFSRKTSLISHLRVHTGEKPFACDICGKAFSQKNSLTGHHRIHTGEKPFACDICGANFSQKTSLIRHLRVHTGEKPFACEICGKAFSHKSILTGHHRVHNGENSFACDICGTDFSRKTSLICHLRVHTGEKPFACDIWRKACSHKSSLTDHHRVHTGEKPSVCDICGKACSNKNSVTDHHRVHTGEKPFVCDICGKAFSNKSSLTDHHRVHTGEKPFCCDFCGKAFPVISSLTRHMRTHTGEKPFCCDFCGKAFPVNSSLTRHMRTHTGEKPFVCDTCGEAFSHKSSLTDHHSVHTGEKPFCCDFCGKAFPVKSSLTRHMRTHTGEKPFVCDTCGEAFSQKSSLTDHHSVHTGEKPFCCDFCGKAFPVKSSLTRHMRTHTREKPFVCDTCGEAFSQKSSLTDHHSVHTGEKPFCCDFCDLNFQKTIGISTLENRRIVCDICEETFSQQHEMADHKPVHTGEKPFVCDICGADFSQKTSLICHLRVHTGETPFVCDICGKAFFKKSNLSSHQRSHTGEKPFACDICGKAFSHKCSLTDHHRFHTGEKTIVCKICGKAFSKKSNLSSHQRSHTGEKPFVCDVCGKAYSTKRGMIDHKRVHTGERPFVCVICGLDFSSKNTLIRHMRTHTGKKPFACEICGKAFSYKSSLTDHHRVHTGEKPFACDSCGKAFSNKKSLTDHHRVHTGEKLFVCDICGVDFSRNTSLIRHLTGHTGEKPFACDICGKTFSHKNILMNHYRVHTGEKPFACDICGKAFSHKNSLTNHHRVHTGEKPFVCDICGKAFSRKDCLSLHQRIHSGGKSL; encoded by the exons AAGACCATCGGCATATCCACACTGGAGAACAGAAGgattgtttgtgacatttgcgAAGAAACCTTTTCACAGCAGCATGAAATGGCAGACCATAAGcctgtccacactggagagaaaccatttgtttgtgacatttgtgggaCAGATTTTTCACAGAAAACCAGCCTTATCCGTCACCTgagagtccacactggagagaaaccatttgcttgTGAAATTTGTGGGAAAGCATTTTCTCATAAAAACATTCTAATGAACCATCAcagagtccacactggagagaaaccatttgcttgtgacatttgtggaacaGATTTTTCAAGGAAAACCAGCCTCATCTGCCACCTgagagtccacactggagagaaaccatttgcttgTGACATTTGCGGAAAAGCCTTTTCTCAGAGAAACAGTCTAACTGACCATCAcagagtccacactggagagaaaccatttgcttgtgacatttgtgggaCAGATTTTTCACAGAAAACCAGCCTTATCCGTCACCTgagagtccacactggagagaaaccatttgcttgTGAAATTTGTGGGAAAGCATTTTCTCATAAAAACATTCTAATGAACCATCACAGAGTCCACaatggagagaaaccatttgcttgtgacatttgtggaacaGTTTTTTCAAGGAAAACCAGCCTCATCTCCCACCTgagagtccacactggagaaaaaCCATTTGCTTGTGACATTTGCGGAAAAGCCTTTTCTCAGAAAAACAGTCTAACTGGCCATCACAgaatccacactggagagaaaccatttgcttgtgacatttgtggggcaaatttttcacagaaaacCAGCCTTATCCGTCACCTgagagtccacactggagagaaaccatttgcttgTGAAATTTGTGGGAAAGCATTTTCTCATAAAAGCATTCTAACTGGTCATCACAGAGTCCACAATGGAGAGAATTCATttgcttgtgacatttgtggaacaGATTTTTCAAGGAAAACCAGCCTCATCTGTCACCTGAGAgttcacactggagagaaaccatttgcttgTGACATTTGGAGAAAAGCCTGTTCACATAAGAGCAGTCTTACTGACCATCACAGAgttcacactggagagaaaccatctgtttgtgacatttgcggAAAAGCCTGTTCAAATAAGAACAGTGTTACTGACCATCAcagagtccacactggagagaaaccatttgtatGTGACATTTGCGGAAAAGCCTTTTCAAATAAGAGCAGTCTTACTGACCATCAcagagtccacactggagagaaaccattttgttgtgatttttgtGGGAAAGCATTTCCTGTTATATCCTCCCTTACTCGACACATGAGAacccacactggagagaaaccattttgtTGTGACTTTTGTGGGAAAGCATTTCCTGTTAATTCCTCCCTTACCCGACACATGAGAacccacactggagagaaaccatttgtttgtgacacttgtggGGAAGCCTTTTCACACAAGAGCAGTCTTACTGACCATCACAGTGTCCACACCggagagaaaccattttgtTGCGACTTTTGTGGGAAAGCATTTCCTGTTAAATCCTCTCTTACTCGACACATGAGAacccacactggagagaaaccatttgtttgtgacacttgtggGGAAGCCTTTTCACAGAAGAGCAGTCTTACTGACCATCACAGTGTCCACACCggagagaaaccattttgtTGTGACTTTTGTGGGAAAGCATTTCCTGTTAAATCCTCTCTTACCCGACACATGAGAACCCACACccgagagaaaccatttgtttgtgacacttgtggGGAAGCCTTTTCACAGAAGAGCAGTCTTACTGACCATCACAGTGTCCACACGggagagaaaccattttgtTGTGACTTTTGTG ATTTGAATTTTCAGAAGACCATCGGCATATCCACACTGGAGAACAGAAGgattgtttgtgacatttgcgAAGAAACCTTTTCACAGCAGCATGAAATGGCAGACCATAAGcctgtccacactggagagaaaccatttgtttgtgacatttgtggggCAGATTTTTCACAGAAAACCAGCCTCATCTGCCACCTgagagtccacactggagagacaccatttgtttgtgacatttgtggaaaagcattttttaaaaagagcaaTTTAAGTAGTCACCAAAGAAgtcacactggagagaaaccatttgcttgTGACATTTGCGGAAAAGCGTTTTCTCATAAATGCAGTCTAACTGACCATCACAGATTCCACACTGgagaaaaaacaattgtttgtaaaatttgtgGGAAAGCATTTTCTAAAAAGAGCAATTTAAGTAGTCACCAAAGAAgtcacactggagagaaaccatttgtttgtgacgttTGTGGAAAAGCTTATTCGACTAAACGTGGAATGATAGACCATaagcgtgtccacactggagaaagaccatttgtttgtgttatttgtGGATTAGATTTttcaagtaaaaacaccctgaTTCGCCACATGAGAACCCACACTGGAAAGAAACCTTTTGCTTGTGAAATTTGTGGGAAAGCCTTTTCTTATAAAAGTAGTCTAACGGACCATCAcagagtccacactggagaaaaaCCATTTGCTTGTGACAGTTGTGGAAAAGCCTTTTCTAACAAAAAAAGTCTAACTGACCATCAtagagtccacactggagagaaactatttgtttgtgacatttgtggagtagatttttcaagGAACACCAGCCTTATTCGTCACCTGACAggccacactggagagaaaccatttgcttgtgacatttgtgggaaAACATTTTCTCATAAAAACATTCTAATGAACCATTAcagagtccacactggagagaaaccatttgcttgtgacatttgtggaaaagccttttctcacaaaaaCAGTCTAACTAACCATCAcagagtccacactggagagaaaccatttgtttgtgacatctGTGGGAAAGCATTTTCTCGAAAGGACTGTTTAAGTCTTCACCAGAGAATCCACTCTGGAGGAAAGTCATTGTGA
- the LOC117305158 gene encoding zinc finger protein 260-like isoform X5, with the protein MGDLEAEINLKFLIFRRKTIGISTLENRRIVCDICEETFSQQHEMADHKPVHTGEKPFVCDICGTDFSQKTSLIRHLRVHTGEKPFACEICGKAFSHKNILMNHHRVHTGEKPFACDICGTDFSRKTSLICHLRVHTGEKPFACDICGKAFSQRNSLTDHHRVHTGEKPFACDICGTDFSQKTSLIRHLRVHTGEKPFACEICGKAFSHKNILMNHHRVHNGEKPFACDICGTVFSRKTSLISHLRVHTGEKPFACDICGKAFSQKNSLTGHHRIHTGEKPFACDICGANFSQKTSLIRHLRVHTGEKPFACEICGKAFSHKSILTGHHRVHNGENSFACDICGTDFSRKTSLICHLRVHTGEKPFACDIWRKACSHKSSLTDHHRVHTGEKPSVCDICGKACSNKNSVTDHHRVHTGEKPFVCDICGKAFSNKSSLTDHHRVHTGEKPFCCDFCGKAFPVISSLTRHMRTHTGEKPFCCDFCGKAFPVNSSLTRHMRTHTGEKPFVCDTCGEAFSHKSSLTDHHSVHTGEKPFCCDFCGKAFPVKSSLTRHMRTHTGEKPFVCDTCGEAFSQKSSLTDHHSVHTGEKPFCCDFCGKAFPVKSSLTRHMRTHTREKPFVCDTCGEAFSQKSSLTDHHSVHTGEKPFCCDFCDLNSKTTVSMYTLANKTFVCDICGKSFSHKCSLTDHHRVHTGERPFVCGICGTDFSSKTSLTRHLRVHTGEKPFACDICGKAFSHKSSLTDHHRVHTGERPFVCDICGTDFPSKTSLTRHLRVHTGEKSFVCDIC; encoded by the exons AAGACCATCGGCATATCCACACTGGAGAACAGAAGgattgtttgtgacatttgcgAAGAAACCTTTTCACAGCAGCATGAAATGGCAGACCATAAGcctgtccacactggagagaaaccatttgtttgtgacatttgtgggaCAGATTTTTCACAGAAAACCAGCCTTATCCGTCACCTgagagtccacactggagagaaaccatttgcttgTGAAATTTGTGGGAAAGCATTTTCTCATAAAAACATTCTAATGAACCATCAcagagtccacactggagagaaaccatttgcttgtgacatttgtggaacaGATTTTTCAAGGAAAACCAGCCTCATCTGCCACCTgagagtccacactggagagaaaccatttgcttgTGACATTTGCGGAAAAGCCTTTTCTCAGAGAAACAGTCTAACTGACCATCAcagagtccacactggagagaaaccatttgcttgtgacatttgtgggaCAGATTTTTCACAGAAAACCAGCCTTATCCGTCACCTgagagtccacactggagagaaaccatttgcttgTGAAATTTGTGGGAAAGCATTTTCTCATAAAAACATTCTAATGAACCATCACAGAGTCCACaatggagagaaaccatttgcttgtgacatttgtggaacaGTTTTTTCAAGGAAAACCAGCCTCATCTCCCACCTgagagtccacactggagaaaaaCCATTTGCTTGTGACATTTGCGGAAAAGCCTTTTCTCAGAAAAACAGTCTAACTGGCCATCACAgaatccacactggagagaaaccatttgcttgtgacatttgtggggcaaatttttcacagaaaacCAGCCTTATCCGTCACCTgagagtccacactggagagaaaccatttgcttgTGAAATTTGTGGGAAAGCATTTTCTCATAAAAGCATTCTAACTGGTCATCACAGAGTCCACAATGGAGAGAATTCATttgcttgtgacatttgtggaacaGATTTTTCAAGGAAAACCAGCCTCATCTGTCACCTGAGAgttcacactggagagaaaccatttgcttgTGACATTTGGAGAAAAGCCTGTTCACATAAGAGCAGTCTTACTGACCATCACAGAgttcacactggagagaaaccatctgtttgtgacatttgcggAAAAGCCTGTTCAAATAAGAACAGTGTTACTGACCATCAcagagtccacactggagagaaaccatttgtatGTGACATTTGCGGAAAAGCCTTTTCAAATAAGAGCAGTCTTACTGACCATCAcagagtccacactggagagaaaccattttgttgtgatttttgtGGGAAAGCATTTCCTGTTATATCCTCCCTTACTCGACACATGAGAacccacactggagagaaaccattttgtTGTGACTTTTGTGGGAAAGCATTTCCTGTTAATTCCTCCCTTACCCGACACATGAGAacccacactggagagaaaccatttgtttgtgacacttgtggGGAAGCCTTTTCACACAAGAGCAGTCTTACTGACCATCACAGTGTCCACACCggagagaaaccattttgtTGCGACTTTTGTGGGAAAGCATTTCCTGTTAAATCCTCTCTTACTCGACACATGAGAacccacactggagagaaaccatttgtttgtgacacttgtggGGAAGCCTTTTCACAGAAGAGCAGTCTTACTGACCATCACAGTGTCCACACCggagagaaaccattttgtTGTGACTTTTGTGGGAAAGCATTTCCTGTTAAATCCTCTCTTACCCGACACATGAGAACCCACACccgagagaaaccatttgtttgtgacacttgtggGGAAGCCTTTTCACAGAAGAGCAGTCTTACTGACCATCACAGTGTCCACACGggagagaaaccattttgtTGTGACTTTTGTG ATTTGAATTCTAAGACAACCGTCAGCATGTACACTCTGGCGAACAAAacttttgtttgtgacatttgcggAAAATCGTTTTCTCATAAATGCAGCCTAACTGACCATCAcagagtccacactggagaaagACCATTTGTTTGTGGCATTTGTGGAACAGATTTTTCAAGTAAAACCAGCCTTACCCGTCACCTgagagtccacactggagagaaaccatttgcttgTGACATTTGCGGAAAAGCGTTCTCTCATAAAAGCAGCCTAACTGACCATCAcagagtccacactggagaaagaccatttgtttgtgacatttgtggaacaGATTTTCCAAGTAAAACCAGCCTTACCCGTCACCTGAGAGTCCATACTGGAGAGAaatcatttgtttgtgacatttgttgA
- the LOC117305158 gene encoding zinc finger protein 208-like isoform X4, protein MGDLEAEINLKFLIFRRKTIGISTLENRRIVCDICEETFSQQHEMADHKPVHTGEKPFVCDICGTDFSQKTSLIRHLRVHTGEKPFACEICGKAFSHKNILMNHHRVHNGEKPFACDICGTVFSRKTSLISHLRVHTGEKPFACDICGKAFSQKNSLTGHHRIHTGEKPFACDICGANFSQKTSLIRHLRVHTGEKPFACEICGKAFSHKSILTGHHRVHNGENSFACDICGTDFSRKTSLICHLRVHTGEKPFACDIWRKACSHKSSLTDHHRVHTGEKPSVCDICGKACSNKNSVTDHHRVHTGEKPFVCDICGKAFSNKSSLTDHHRVHTGEKPFCCDFCGKAFPVISSLTRHMRTHTGEKPFCCDFCGKAFPVNSSLTRHMRTHTGEKPFVCDTCGEAFSHKSSLTDHHSVHTGEKPFCCDFCGKAFPVKSSLTRHMRTHTGEKPFVCDTCGEAFSQKSSLTDHHSVHTGEKPFCCDFCGKAFPVKSSLTRHMRTHTREKPFVCDTCGEAFSQKSSLTDHHSVHTGEKPFCCDFCDLNFQKTIGISTLENRRIVCDICEETFSQQHEMADHKPVHTGEKPFVCDICGADFSQKTSLICHLRVHTGETPFVCDICGKAFFKKSNLSSHQRSHTGEKPFACDICGKAFSHKCSLTDHHRFHTGEKTIVCKICGKAFSKKSNLSSHQRSHTGEKPFVCDVCGKAYSTKRGMIDHKRVHTGERPFVCVICGLDFSSKNTLIRHMRTHTGKKPFACEICGKAFSYKSSLTDHHRVHTGEKPFACDSCGKAFSNKKSLTDHHRVHTGEKLFVCDICGVDFSRNTSLIRHLTGHTGEKPFACDICGKTFSHKNILMNHYRVHTGEKPFACDICGKAFSHKNSLTNHHRVHTGEKPFVCDICGKAFSRKDCLSLHQRIHSGGKSL, encoded by the exons AAGACCATCGGCATATCCACACTGGAGAACAGAAGgattgtttgtgacatttgcgAAGAAACCTTTTCACAGCAGCATGAAATGGCAGACCATAAGcctgtccacactggagagaaaccatttgtttgtgac atttgtgggaCAGATTTTTCACAGAAAACCAGCCTTATCCGTCACCTgagagtccacactggagagaaaccatttgcttgTGAAATTTGTGGGAAAGCATTTTCTCATAAAAACATTCTAATGAACCATCACAGAGTCCACaatggagagaaaccatttgcttgtgacatttgtggaacaGTTTTTTCAAGGAAAACCAGCCTCATCTCCCACCTgagagtccacactggagaaaaaCCATTTGCTTGTGACATTTGCGGAAAAGCCTTTTCTCAGAAAAACAGTCTAACTGGCCATCACAgaatccacactggagagaaaccatttgcttgtgacatttgtggggcaaatttttcacagaaaacCAGCCTTATCCGTCACCTgagagtccacactggagagaaaccatttgcttgTGAAATTTGTGGGAAAGCATTTTCTCATAAAAGCATTCTAACTGGTCATCACAGAGTCCACAATGGAGAGAATTCATttgcttgtgacatttgtggaacaGATTTTTCAAGGAAAACCAGCCTCATCTGTCACCTGAGAgttcacactggagagaaaccatttgcttgTGACATTTGGAGAAAAGCCTGTTCACATAAGAGCAGTCTTACTGACCATCACAGAgttcacactggagagaaaccatctgtttgtgacatttgcggAAAAGCCTGTTCAAATAAGAACAGTGTTACTGACCATCAcagagtccacactggagagaaaccatttgtatGTGACATTTGCGGAAAAGCCTTTTCAAATAAGAGCAGTCTTACTGACCATCAcagagtccacactggagagaaaccattttgttgtgatttttgtGGGAAAGCATTTCCTGTTATATCCTCCCTTACTCGACACATGAGAacccacactggagagaaaccattttgtTGTGACTTTTGTGGGAAAGCATTTCCTGTTAATTCCTCCCTTACCCGACACATGAGAacccacactggagagaaaccatttgtttgtgacacttgtggGGAAGCCTTTTCACACAAGAGCAGTCTTACTGACCATCACAGTGTCCACACCggagagaaaccattttgtTGCGACTTTTGTGGGAAAGCATTTCCTGTTAAATCCTCTCTTACTCGACACATGAGAacccacactggagagaaaccatttgtttgtgacacttgtggGGAAGCCTTTTCACAGAAGAGCAGTCTTACTGACCATCACAGTGTCCACACCggagagaaaccattttgtTGTGACTTTTGTGGGAAAGCATTTCCTGTTAAATCCTCTCTTACCCGACACATGAGAACCCACACccgagagaaaccatttgtttgtgacacttgtggGGAAGCCTTTTCACAGAAGAGCAGTCTTACTGACCATCACAGTGTCCACACGggagagaaaccattttgtTGTGACTTTTGTG ATTTGAATTTTCAGAAGACCATCGGCATATCCACACTGGAGAACAGAAGgattgtttgtgacatttgcgAAGAAACCTTTTCACAGCAGCATGAAATGGCAGACCATAAGcctgtccacactggagagaaaccatttgtttgtgacatttgtggggCAGATTTTTCACAGAAAACCAGCCTCATCTGCCACCTgagagtccacactggagagacaccatttgtttgtgacatttgtggaaaagcattttttaaaaagagcaaTTTAAGTAGTCACCAAAGAAgtcacactggagagaaaccatttgcttgTGACATTTGCGGAAAAGCGTTTTCTCATAAATGCAGTCTAACTGACCATCACAGATTCCACACTGgagaaaaaacaattgtttgtaaaatttgtgGGAAAGCATTTTCTAAAAAGAGCAATTTAAGTAGTCACCAAAGAAgtcacactggagagaaaccatttgtttgtgacgttTGTGGAAAAGCTTATTCGACTAAACGTGGAATGATAGACCATaagcgtgtccacactggagaaagaccatttgtttgtgttatttgtGGATTAGATTTttcaagtaaaaacaccctgaTTCGCCACATGAGAACCCACACTGGAAAGAAACCTTTTGCTTGTGAAATTTGTGGGAAAGCCTTTTCTTATAAAAGTAGTCTAACGGACCATCAcagagtccacactggagaaaaaCCATTTGCTTGTGACAGTTGTGGAAAAGCCTTTTCTAACAAAAAAAGTCTAACTGACCATCAtagagtccacactggagagaaactatttgtttgtgacatttgtggagtagatttttcaagGAACACCAGCCTTATTCGTCACCTGACAggccacactggagagaaaccatttgcttgtgacatttgtgggaaAACATTTTCTCATAAAAACATTCTAATGAACCATTAcagagtccacactggagagaaaccatttgcttgtgacatttgtggaaaagccttttctcacaaaaaCAGTCTAACTAACCATCAcagagtccacactggagagaaaccatttgtttgtgacatctGTGGGAAAGCATTTTCTCGAAAGGACTGTTTAAGTCTTCACCAGAGAATCCACTCTGGAGGAAAGTCATTGTGA
- the LOC117305158 gene encoding zinc finger protein 208-like isoform X2, translating to MADHKPVHTGEKPFVCDICGTDFSQKTSLIRHLRVHTGEKPFACEICGKAFSHKNILMNHHRVHTGEKPFACDICGTDFSRKTSLICHLRVHTGEKPFACDICGKAFSQRNSLTDHHRVHTGEKPFACDICGTDFSQKTSLIRHLRVHTGEKPFACEICGKAFSHKNILMNHHRVHNGEKPFACDICGTVFSRKTSLISHLRVHTGEKPFACDICGKAFSQKNSLTGHHRIHTGEKPFACDICGANFSQKTSLIRHLRVHTGEKPFACEICGKAFSHKSILTGHHRVHNGENSFACDICGTDFSRKTSLICHLRVHTGEKPFACDIWRKACSHKSSLTDHHRVHTGEKPSVCDICGKACSNKNSVTDHHRVHTGEKPFVCDICGKAFSNKSSLTDHHRVHTGEKPFCCDFCGKAFPVISSLTRHMRTHTGEKPFCCDFCGKAFPVNSSLTRHMRTHTGEKPFVCDTCGEAFSHKSSLTDHHSVHTGEKPFCCDFCGKAFPVKSSLTRHMRTHTGEKPFVCDTCGEAFSQKSSLTDHHSVHTGEKPFCCDFCGKAFPVKSSLTRHMRTHTREKPFVCDTCGEAFSQKSSLTDHHSVHTGEKPFCCDFCDLNFQKTIGISTLENRRIVCDICEETFSQQHEMADHKPVHTGEKPFVCDICGADFSQKTSLICHLRVHTGETPFVCDICGKAFFKKSNLSSHQRSHTGEKPFACDICGKAFSHKCSLTDHHRFHTGEKTIVCKICGKAFSKKSNLSSHQRSHTGEKPFVCDVCGKAYSTKRGMIDHKRVHTGERPFVCVICGLDFSSKNTLIRHMRTHTGKKPFACEICGKAFSYKSSLTDHHRVHTGEKPFACDSCGKAFSNKKSLTDHHRVHTGEKLFVCDICGVDFSRNTSLIRHLTGHTGEKPFACDICGKTFSHKNILMNHYRVHTGEKPFACDICGKAFSHKNSLTNHHRVHTGEKPFVCDICGKAFSRKDCLSLHQRIHSGGKSL from the exons ATGGCAGACCATAAGcctgtccacactggagagaaaccatttgtttgtgacatttgtgggaCAGATTTTTCACAGAAAACCAGCCTTATCCGTCACCTgagagtccacactggagagaaaccatttgcttgTGAAATTTGTGGGAAAGCATTTTCTCATAAAAACATTCTAATGAACCATCAcagagtccacactggagagaaaccatttgcttgtgacatttgtggaacaGATTTTTCAAGGAAAACCAGCCTCATCTGCCACCTgagagtccacactggagagaaaccatttgcttgTGACATTTGCGGAAAAGCCTTTTCTCAGAGAAACAGTCTAACTGACCATCAcagagtccacactggagagaaaccatttgcttgtgacatttgtgggaCAGATTTTTCACAGAAAACCAGCCTTATCCGTCACCTgagagtccacactggagagaaaccatttgcttgTGAAATTTGTGGGAAAGCATTTTCTCATAAAAACATTCTAATGAACCATCACAGAGTCCACaatggagagaaaccatttgcttgtgacatttgtggaacaGTTTTTTCAAGGAAAACCAGCCTCATCTCCCACCTgagagtccacactggagaaaaaCCATTTGCTTGTGACATTTGCGGAAAAGCCTTTTCTCAGAAAAACAGTCTAACTGGCCATCACAgaatccacactggagagaaaccatttgcttgtgacatttgtggggcaaatttttcacagaaaacCAGCCTTATCCGTCACCTgagagtccacactggagagaaaccatttgcttgTGAAATTTGTGGGAAAGCATTTTCTCATAAAAGCATTCTAACTGGTCATCACAGAGTCCACAATGGAGAGAATTCATttgcttgtgacatttgtggaacaGATTTTTCAAGGAAAACCAGCCTCATCTGTCACCTGAGAgttcacactggagagaaaccatttgcttgTGACATTTGGAGAAAAGCCTGTTCACATAAGAGCAGTCTTACTGACCATCACAGAgttcacactggagagaaaccatctgtttgtgacatttgcggAAAAGCCTGTTCAAATAAGAACAGTGTTACTGACCATCAcagagtccacactggagagaaaccatttgtatGTGACATTTGCGGAAAAGCCTTTTCAAATAAGAGCAGTCTTACTGACCATCAcagagtccacactggagagaaaccattttgttgtgatttttgtGGGAAAGCATTTCCTGTTATATCCTCCCTTACTCGACACATGAGAacccacactggagagaaaccattttgtTGTGACTTTTGTGGGAAAGCATTTCCTGTTAATTCCTCCCTTACCCGACACATGAGAacccacactggagagaaaccatttgtttgtgacacttgtggGGAAGCCTTTTCACACAAGAGCAGTCTTACTGACCATCACAGTGTCCACACCggagagaaaccattttgtTGCGACTTTTGTGGGAAAGCATTTCCTGTTAAATCCTCTCTTACTCGACACATGAGAacccacactggagagaaaccatttgtttgtgacacttgtggGGAAGCCTTTTCACAGAAGAGCAGTCTTACTGACCATCACAGTGTCCACACCggagagaaaccattttgtTGTGACTTTTGTGGGAAAGCATTTCCTGTTAAATCCTCTCTTACCCGACACATGAGAACCCACACccgagagaaaccatttgtttgtgacacttgtggGGAAGCCTTTTCACAGAAGAGCAGTCTTACTGACCATCACAGTGTCCACACGggagagaaaccattttgtTGTGACTTTTGTG ATTTGAATTTTCAGAAGACCATCGGCATATCCACACTGGAGAACAGAAGgattgtttgtgacatttgcgAAGAAACCTTTTCACAGCAGCATGAAATGGCAGACCATAAGcctgtccacactggagagaaaccatttgtttgtgacatttgtggggCAGATTTTTCACAGAAAACCAGCCTCATCTGCCACCTgagagtccacactggagagacaccatttgtttgtgacatttgtggaaaagcattttttaaaaagagcaaTTTAAGTAGTCACCAAAGAAgtcacactggagagaaaccatttgcttgTGACATTTGCGGAAAAGCGTTTTCTCATAAATGCAGTCTAACTGACCATCACAGATTCCACACTGgagaaaaaacaattgtttgtaaaatttgtgGGAAAGCATTTTCTAAAAAGAGCAATTTAAGTAGTCACCAAAGAAgtcacactggagagaaaccatttgtttgtgacgttTGTGGAAAAGCTTATTCGACTAAACGTGGAATGATAGACCATaagcgtgtccacactggagaaagaccatttgtttgtgttatttgtGGATTAGATTTttcaagtaaaaacaccctgaTTCGCCACATGAGAACCCACACTGGAAAGAAACCTTTTGCTTGTGAAATTTGTGGGAAAGCCTTTTCTTATAAAAGTAGTCTAACGGACCATCAcagagtccacactggagaaaaaCCATTTGCTTGTGACAGTTGTGGAAAAGCCTTTTCTAACAAAAAAAGTCTAACTGACCATCAtagagtccacactggagagaaactatttgtttgtgacatttgtggagtagatttttcaagGAACACCAGCCTTATTCGTCACCTGACAggccacactggagagaaaccatttgcttgtgacatttgtgggaaAACATTTTCTCATAAAAACATTCTAATGAACCATTAcagagtccacactggagagaaaccatttgcttgtgacatttgtggaaaagccttttctcacaaaaaCAGTCTAACTAACCATCAcagagtccacactggagagaaaccatttgtttgtgacatctGTGGGAAAGCATTTTCTCGAAAGGACTGTTTAAGTCTTCACCAGAGAATCCACTCTGGAGGAAAGTCATTGTGA